In a genomic window of Kluyveromyces marxianus DMKU3-1042 DNA, complete genome, chromosome 7:
- the RFC3 gene encoding replication factor C subunit 3: MQRSEENLPWIEKYRPETLDDVYGQPSVVNTVRKFVHEGRLPHLLFYGPPGTGKTSTIVALAREIYGPNYRNMVLELNASDDRGIDVVRNQIKDFASTRQIFSKGFKLIILDEADAMTNAAQNALRRIIERYTKNTRFCILANYAHKLTPALLSRCTRFRFQPLPEAAIERRIANVLVKEHLQLSPEAHQALIKLSQGDMRRVLNVLQAARATLDDPDPSTTDSHTITEDVIYECIGAPHPRDLETMLDSILKDDWTTTTYTVNKIRATRGLALIDMIEGMAELLDDYELKQETRTELLAALSDVEYAIARGGNDVIQTSATIGTIKRCMELEL; this comes from the coding sequence ATGCAAAGATCAGAAGAGAACTTACCGTGGATCGAAAAGTACAGACCGGAAACGCTAGACGACGTCTACGGCCAGCCCAGCGTCGTCAACACCGTCAGAAAGTTCGTCCACGAGGGCAGGCTACCACACCTACTATTCTACGGACCCCCGGGCACCGGTAAAACAAGCACCATCGTCGCCCTCGCCCGCGAGATATACGGCCCAAACTACAGAAACATGGTCCTCGAACTCAACGCCAGTGACGACAGAGGTATCGACGTCGTCAGAAACCAGATCAAGGACTTCGCCAGCACCAGACAGATCTTCAGCAAGGGCTTCAAGCTCATCATTCTCGATGAAGCAGACGCAATGACCAACGCTGCCCAAAACGCTCTAAGAAGAATCATCGAGCGCTACACCAAGAACACCAGGTTCTGCATCCTCGCAAACTACGCCCACAAGCTGACCCCGGCCCTCTTGTCCAGATGCACAAGGTTCAGGTTCCAGCCGCTCCCGGAAGCTGCCATCGAACGCCGCATCGCCAACGTCCTCGTCAAGGAACACCTCCAGCTCTCGCCCGAGGCCCACCAGGCCCTCATCAAGCTCTCCCAGGGCGACATGAGACGTGTGCTAAACGTCCTACAGGCCGCAAGAGCGACCCTGGACGACCCTGATCCTAGCACTACTGATTCCCACACCATCACCGAAGATGTCATCTACGAGTGCATAGGTGCTCCGCACCCACGTGACCTCGAAACGATGCTCGACTCCATCCTCAAGGACGACTGGACTACAACGACATACACGGTGAACAAGATCCGGGCCACGCGCGGGCTCGCGCTCATCGACATGATCGAGGGCATGGCTGAACTGCTGGACGACTACGAGCTCAAGCAAGAGACCAGGACAGAGCTGCTGGCTGCCCTGAGCGACGTTGAGTATGCGATTGCAAGAGGAGGGAACGATGTGATTCAGACGAGCGCAACCATAGGTACCATCAAACGGTGCATGGAACTCGAACTGTGA
- the MID1 gene encoding Mid1p — protein sequence MQRWLVFEYLVWFWAFCGSSWASVSYSKYKSGHGGNETNPEVIRDWNPVYASILKGQTDYYEFPINASNSNAFVLQSYELFIFLSGNICKYPKNPGTNVTLSIFYSFSWPMNASNAQYSIFSDGYMEALAVMPFTSGDLSSSSSSSSTSNFTGNSTLYMSVQLINNYTGKPYELDGDDDPEQDAWLYQLAVSQSDLAYQWDKRQWLDVVDTDYNSALLVSGNISLANLNWDTQYSISNMSFYDVYVYESRYENYFDEMGLTKSLCAIKNGPYLVSSVNSTYDPKVSENVSLSITDLGAYKSLTKRNGNLREQFHITGLNGSTTYVAFLTKKLASTSSESLSANSGVVFAKQKFTTMSDPSCTLIFGLGFCDGLAYSVPSSSLLKYEDKSELANVYDSIAESFYSNFSLAMQMITCDASEDELYSPLRSCDDCKVAYKDWLCSVSIPRCTTTKTDYYIYRSASESRNDKLDELIKPASDYYEILPCIDTCVTMQRDCPPDFGFSCPPYRTYRDLMLNSYNFFHPNETFLTCNFIGNTSDLVVKDPTMKY from the coding sequence ATGCAACGGTGGCTGGTTTTCGAGTATCTGGTGTGGTTTTGGGCGTTTTGCGGGTCCAGTTGGGCGTCGGTTTCATACTCTAAATATAAAAGCGGACATGGAGGTAACGAAACGAATCCCGAAGTAATACGAGACTGGAACCCCGTGTATGCGAGTATTTTGAAGGGCCAGACGGACTACTATGAATTTCCCATCAATGCGTCAAACAGTAACGCATTTGTGTTGCAGAGCTACGAGTTGTTCATCTTTCTTAGTGGGAACATATGCAAGTATCCCAAGAATCCGGGCACCAATGTGACGCTTTCGATCTTCTACTCGTTCTCGTGGCCCATGAACGCTAGCAATGCTCAATACTCGATATTTTCGGACGGGTATATGGAGGCGTTGGCTGTTATGCCGTTTACTTCTGGCGATCtgagcagcagcagcagcagtagtagtacttCAAACTTTACTGGGAACTCTACCTTGTACATGTCTGTGCAGCTGATCAACAACTATACGGGCAAGCCGTATGAGCTCGATGGCGATGATGACCCGGAGCAGGACGCCTGGCTGTACCAGCTGGCGGTATCGCAGAGCGATCTTGCGTACCAGTGGGACAAAAGGCAGTGGTTGGACGTCGTAGATACGGATTATAACTCGGCTTTATTGGTATCGGGCAACATATCGCTAGCGAACTTGAACTGGGACACCCAGTACTCCATTTCCAACATGAGTTTCTACGATGTGTACGTTTATGAGTCCCGGTACGAGAACTACTTCGATGAAATGGGTCTAACCAAGTCGTTGTGCGCCATTAAGAATGGGCCTTACCTTGTGAGTTCTGTGAACAGCACGTATGACCCGAAGGTGAGCGAGAACGTGTCTCTTTCGATAACAGATCTGGGGGCCTACAAGTCTCTGACGAAGCGGAATGGGAATCTAAGGGAGCAGTTCCATATCACGGGGCTCAACGGCTCAACCACGTACGTTGCGTTCCTTACCAAGAAACTTGCGTCCACGTCTTCGGAATCTTTGAGCGCTAATAGTGGTGTAGTGTTTGCGAAGCAAAAGTTCACAACAATGAGCGATCCATCATGCACGCTTATCTTTGGCCTTGGGTTTTGTGATGGTCTTGCGTATTCTGTTCCGTCTTCTTCGCTGTTGAAGTACGAAGACAAGAGCGAGTTAGCCAACGTTTACGATTCCATAGCGGAGTCCTTCTATTCGAACTTCAGCCTTGCGATGCAGATGATTACGTGCGACGCTTCGGAGGACGAATTGTACTCTCCGCTCAGATCGTGTGACGATTGTAAAGTGGCCTACAAGGACTGGCTATGTTCTGTTAGTATTCCTCGGTGCACCACTACCAAGACAGATTACTATATCTACCGGAGCGCTTCCGAGAGTCGAAACGACAAGTTGGATGAGCTGATCAAGCCGGCAAGCGACTATTATGAGATTTTGCCCTGTATCGATACGTGTGTCACCATGCAGCGCGATTGCCCACCGGATTTTGGGTTCTCTTGTCCGCCATATAGGACGTACCGAGACTTGATGTTGAACAGTTACAACTTTTTCCATCCGAACGAGACGTTCTTGACGTGCAACTTCATCGGTAACACCAGTGATCTAGTGGTCAAGGATCCGACCATGAAGTATTGA